A stretch of DNA from Oreochromis aureus strain Israel breed Guangdong linkage group 10, ZZ_aureus, whole genome shotgun sequence:
CATATCAGTGACACTGTAACAGGAGCATCTACGGGTTTCTTATGTTTACTGTCTTGAGTTTCCTGTGTGTATGGAAAGGTGTATAGCAACAGAGCCGAGAGGAGGCACAGACTCTGTGTGTTATAGCTAGAAAACTGTAATTCTTCTAACTGAAACAGTGTGAAAATGTGTAATGATCAGGTACAAATAAATCATGTTTGAGGAACCAGTAGGCCCACTTACCTCAGAGAAGTAGAAAAGAGCTGACTCACAGAACAAGATGTCAGCCAAGAACACAGAGCCACTAGTCAACACTTCAATCTGGTATTTACAGAAATGATGGCTCCGCAGGAATTCGCTAAAGTGCCTGGAAATCAGAAAGCAGGTGGGAGGTGAATAGTGCAGCAGTGTGGAAGACAGGATGGCGAAACGACACGGGGCACGGGACGGGCTTTAATCTTAATGTCAAAACGTGCTGCGAATATTAACTGCTCTTGGAAATGAATGGACAGAAACTCACTGTTGCTCCAAGATAGCGAAGGCTACCGCCTGTGCAATGACAAAGCAGTTTGGGTCCACCATGCCATCTTCTCCACAAATCTTAGCTACACAAAACAGAAGAGAGCGGATATTTTCACACACCAGGATCACATTTAAAATAGAAGACTTACTgcagaatagaatagccctttattgtcattgtacacgTACAACGAAattgtgggtgctccacaccaacGGTGCAGGAGTAAATGGTAGACAGCATGAATAAATAGCAAATAGGAGAAATATGTACCATAAAGGGAGACAGATACAAATCAAGAGAAAGGCACACACTGGAGAACaagttgcaaagtgcttggaaGTAGTGCAAAGAAAAGACTTGGTCTGAGTCGAGTCTGTATGTGAGTGGCCTGAGTGATGGGGGTTACTCAGACCATGGCTCAGATTAGTGAAGTGGATGGGcaggggtggggtgtgggggcaCAGTGGACAGAACATGCAGTCCGAATGGcccaggggaagaagctgtttgtgagGACACTTgcgtgcacacgcacacacagacacacacacacacacacacacactttttgaaCAGATGGACCATAATGTGCTGTATTAAAAATAGTGAGACAACATCTGTGGTCTTACCAACTATGTCATTTCTGATCTGTTCTGTGATGGGGATGGGCCTCACAGCATCTGGAGAGATGTACTTGGTGAAGATAGTAACAGCATCTTTCTCTATACCTGCGAAACACACAAATTATCTCTCAACTGATGCTCAAGTAAAGCTCTTCCTCCAGGTGGTCAGTCTGAATTACCAATTAATGCATCACTCTAATGCCCACATGTCTTTGCCTGTGCGCACAGTGAAATTGTTTCAGGCTGCTGGAGTCGTTCTGTCACGGTAAAAACCAAGTATACAATTCCACCCACTGCTTTTATGAAGTTTTCACAAGCTGGGTCATGAAAATAAACAGCTGAGGGCACTAATCATGCTCACACAATGTCATTAAACCAGTGCAGACGGAGAGGACGGAAAGAGATGACATGCTTAAGAATGCCACTCAAACCTTTAATGTGACCTCACACAGACCTGCTGTTTCATCCTGAGCTCTTCAGAAAAATGCCTAATGGCACCATTTACAAACTTAAGCCAAGATAacatgttttcttctttgtgaAATTGTGTTAATTTCAAGACTCAttagttttaaataaagcaaCCTAAATATTTATGGtcattttaaactaaaatacaaatttaaaattaaagatgAGTTTTCAATTGTAAAGTATCTATGATGGCTCACCTGCAATAACGTCAGGACCCACTAGGGGGTCCCAGCCAACACCTTGGAAATCAGTGCTCTAATGTAAAGCCATTTTCATCCACTGCAGCCCTGTACTATCTTTGACATTAATCAAAGAATGGCACGCATGAACACAACAGGACAATAAACAGTCTTAAAGCTGTCAGCTCCTTCTACAAAGTCTGTGTGATGTCTGAGACGGTGCGTGTGAGATCAGAGCAGATAACGTCCTGTTGACATCATGGAAAGTGAGTGGATGTCCTGTGTGCAGCACCCTAGCCTAAACCAAAGTGAGTATTCACAGAACTGAGAATGTCTCTGaagtttctgaattttctccTGCCATAATCTACATGTGAGAAAGGACAAGTTTGCACTATGTGCCAACCCCATTCTCCTGACACAGTCCGGTGTTCATGCATGGAAATGGCTCAAATCAAGATTTGACACTGAATCCACTTCCATTGCAGGTCACTGTAACATTTTCAGTTTACTGATGTACCAATTTTGCCACAGCAGCGAAggcttcaattcaattttatttatatagtgtcaaatcacaacagcagttgcctcaaggcgttTTACATTGTAAGGAAAAAattctacaataatacaaagaaaaccccaataatTAAATGACCTCCTCTGAGCAaggacttggtgacagtggaaaggaaaagcctccctttaacaggaagaaacctccagcagaaccagactcagggaggggcagcatCAGGAAATGTACTGGACAGATCTGACAAATCTACATTAAGGTCTTCAATCTTAGACAAATAGGAAAGCTGCCATTTATGAAGATTTCTCAGTTACTGAAAAGTGATTGGCCATCAAAATACTAAATAATTTCCCCTGTCAAAATATAGAATCCACAAAGAaagttaaaaacctttaaacaaGACAACAAATGTCAAGATAAAAAGGTGTTTAAAGGCGACTCACTTTTCATGAGTGTGTCAGAGAGGTCTCGCAGGGTGCTGTTTGACTGCACCTTAAGGGGGGTCCCCGTCCTGGAGGATGTCTGCCTGCTGGGTGTTGCTGTTCGAGGCGCACCGGGTCTCGCTGCTGCTTCTGTGCTGGATGAGTCCCGCTGCTGAGTCTGAACTGTAGAGCCTTCGCTGTTACTGTGCCGTGCAAGGACATTGGGCGTTTTCTGGGTGAGTTCTGAGAGCTCTGAGCCGTCTGGAGACGCAGGGACCGGCTCGGCCAAGGAGCTGTGTTTGACAGAGTTTAGACTATGCGCTCTAACACGTGACCAGCTGGTGGAGCGGAACCTCTCAGCCTCCAGCCAGAACCGAACCAGGTGGTCTGCACCTCGTAGTTCCATGAAATGCATGAAGTGCGGTATCGCGACATTGTCCTGAAGGGCCTGCTCAACCGTCTTGGACATGCGAGAGCGCGTCTCCTGGGGCTGATAGTTCACACTGGAGTGACCTGGAACATCAGAGCATAATTCACCAATTCAACTGTAAAATTTTAGCAACAACACATTTATTAACAGGCAACTTAGGTGCATTCATTAATGATAAAACTTACACCATCTTTATAATACAAGTTAAACCGTAATCACTGATATTTACTTTATGCTATTTACACAGCATAGACTTTAATGCCTGCTTTTAAAGACTCACAACAGCAGAAACTCCATCCATTGTTAAAGACTTCCGTTTAAATGACAATGAGATTTATGCTGTCTTtggaccagagatgggcagtaacgcgttacttgtaacgcgttactgtaatctgattacttttttcaagtaacgagtaatgtaagggattactattgcaaaaacggtaattagattaccgttactttcacgtaggaacgccaGGGCTGCGTTACTgcttactaaaaccgtgattttttgcgagaacgtctcatgacagtgacgtggcgagtcgcgacgttcgtgacaacaacgctgtctgcagatcataatatatcgaaaagggagagagtgtagcatgcagcgtttaaagcgtggaagtactgaccttactttgagtttgattccataaaagtgacaaaaacattagtgtccgttgtgcgtgggaagaaaacttcttttacagcaaaaaaccctaaacttccaagcaagcaccgagtgcgcttcattaatgtgaaattcacagagaaactcatgattCTTCAACTGACCTTTAtaacacctgcaccagggtaaacctccgcctaacctactcctgctttacaggtgaaaatagagcaacaggaccgctagtctttgattttatttattttctgctgtgtttcactttcatctatttgaaagactgagtgtaaacacaaaaaaatattttaatttatatgctggaatgtgcaaaaaataggtttaaatgttaaacaaatttcttccagtcagagaatgttgcatataattaagtttttgcttgatccataaagttaaaagatttaaagttttaaaaagagacatttccatttgattacattttgtatgatggattatgcagaaaaagtagaattgggctgaaagatctatcactttaacacctattcaggttgtaaatcgtgtttttaaaaagtaactaagtaactaagtaattaattacttttgaaaataagtaatcagtaaagtaacgggattactttttgggggaagtaatcagtaattagtaactgattacttttttcaagtaacttgaccaacactgctttgGACACACATTACTTACTCAAGTGCTCAAGTTTAATAACAGGCTGTGGGCTACATTCTTATTTACAGCATCAACCTTCAAAGGTAACGTGCACACTATATTGATGGGAGCTGCAACATGAAATGAAAGATAAAAAGAGGATTTTCTGTGTTCAGCTCTCTCTGAACATTTGGTCCTGGCTGAAGGGTGCCGTGATGGGAATTTTAACTCCTGGATATTTGTTTTGAAGGTTTGTGAATTTCCAGCTCATTCTCTGTCTGGAGTTGGTCTTAGACTATGCAATTTCACAGATGATTTAACACAGACAAAATTTTCACGACCGTGCGTCACGGGCACACATCTGTATGTCCTGTCCATTCTTTCAGTCATGCATGGATTAAGTGGTCAGCAACTACAGGGGCATCCACAGCAATCTTTGACAGTACAATCCCACCATGCTCCAAACTCCAATCTTAGTCTACAGGTATTCTGGAAACACtactcagagattttggtccatatcaACATGATAGAATCACACAGATGCTGCCAGCTGCTGCCAACTACACATCCTTGATGTGAATTTTCCATTCCACCACATCTCAAAGGTCCTCCAAAGTGCACCATGAAACAAATATCTCCCACACAATTACACTACCACCAGCTGGCCCCAGTGATAAAAGGACAGATCCACGCTTTAATGCTGTTTACACCATACTGTGACCCTACAAACTGAATGCTTCAGCAGAAACTGAGACTAATCAGGCCAGGCtatgtttttccaatcttccTTTGTCCAACTTTGGTGAGCCTCTGTGAAtcatagcctcagtttcctgttcttagctgataaAAGTAGCACCCAGCGTGATCTTCAGATACTCTAGCTTGTCTGCTCAGAGAcactcttctgcatacctcagTTGTAACAAGTGGCTATTTGAGTTACTGTCATCTCAAAGCAGTCAGGCCATTCTCCACTGTCCTCTGACATAAACAAGGCATtttacccagagaactgctgctcactggacaTCATctcttttttgaccctatgagATGGTTGTTtggaaaaatcccagcagatcagcagtttctaaaaaTCTTCATATCAGACCGCCAAACATCACAATCCACATTCAAGTCTTCAATTCAACTTTCTTCCCCATTGtggtgctcagtttgaacttcagccaGTTGTCTATATGCCTAAATGGACCCCATGTGACCAGCTGATTAGTTATTTGCATTAATGTGCAACTGAAGTGACTGTCAATGTAATCTGGCTAAATAATGCTTCAAAGGGAGACTGTGTTTAAGCAAACGGAGTGCTCTATTATCCATCCTGACTAGACACCCGACTGTCTTGCGTGATTTTGAATCACATCACATCAGCTGTAGTTAGTCTGAAGTGTGGGCTGAAGTTTGGCAGTGTTATGTTTGCTCTTTGAAAACAAGATGGTGCTTCAAGATGTGTCACGCAGTGTGTGGTGCTTTTAGTCAGCCTCTTGAGATTCTTAAAGATCACACAGTCACGGCCACCTTAACACTGAAAGCTGTTAGAAATCACAGCAACTAGTCCGGCATCTACGCCGGGATAATCAAAGGCTCCTGTTTCATTTGCAAACCTTTTCACAGTAATTCAATGTCTGTTAGAATGACTTTGAATTTCTGTCATAGTGGTacctgttttatattttaaacactagcaaagaaaacaaaaaaaacctcatgGCTTGTGCTTTCAGAAGCCACAAACCCTCAATCCAACCGTGAAACTATGTCTCTCTGCCTCCCAGACGCACCCTCATTAATGCttccttccttttcttctcCAGTCTGTTGAAACCACAGACCAGAAATCACCACTGCCCAGCGAGTCTCATTGAGACGTTGTCATCTAAGCCGCAGCACAGGTTCCTCCACCTCCGTCCGGCACGCCCCACCTGCTCGTACAGTTCCTGTCACTAAAGTGAATGCTCACCGCTCCATATCATGACATCCGGGGAGCGTACACAGAATCTAATTATAGAGTATTTTTCGTCCTCACGTGACTGCCTGAGAAGATAAGGCCAACCTTACCCTGACAGGAATGTTTGGGTGCTCACGATACCTGATACATGTAGCCCAGTGAGTGGCTCACAGGATTAATGATGGAATACTGCCACTTGCATAAGACAATAGGATATTTCTGCTCTTGTAGTGACGCAAGAGGCGTACTATCGCTGTAACACCAGAAACGGGAGCTTACGGTCCAACCTTAGTGACAGCTgtaattcccttttttttttataggttGTCAAAAttcactgtatttattttctgtgcagTGTTTTTCTTGATTGGCAGAGCTTTCCTGTATTGGTTTCAGTACATCTAACATGAAGCTTTTGTGAACCAGTTAATTAATCTATCAAATAACAACACATTAATTATCTTTAATAATGTATAAATgacttttcaaagacaaaggtTTCATATCTCCAGTTTCAGCACCAGTTTCAGCATCGTGTCTGCTTTTATTTCTAATATAGGACTAAGAAAAGTTTCTTTATGTATGAAACTCGATATAACCAGGAGACTTCACTTTGAACTCCGGGATAAGGAAACAACCTCTGAGCAAGTTAACAAAGTCACAGTCTTAATGCTTCTTTCCTATCCTTCTGCATTAATTTCTGAGGAAAGCTCATTTTAGTTTAACCAAATCGCATTCAAATAAGTACAGAACAGCAGAGAGGTCCTTCAAAGTGTGCAGCATGTTATAACTCAAACTGTCTCAAAGGTCACAGACTAAATAAATGAATCCTTATATATAGACTTATTAATAACTGTAACCAAAGAGGGACAACAAACCTGCATCTGGATCAAACTCaaagaaacccaaaacaaaTTCTGTCTCTGTGATTGTGAATCTACAATGTTTTATAGCTAAATATTATTATGGGTGTTTATCTGCAATCATTGAAAACAACGCAAAAGCTCATGAGTGCAGCTTCTGTACCGAGATCTCCAAAGTGCGCCGCTTCCATGTGGCTCGGCTGCTTCTTGAGGATGGCGGTGCGACCACGGGCAAAGGAGTCCATGTTGGCCGAGATGGCGTTGATGGCCACGTGGCTCGGCCCAGCAGCTTCCTGGATGGCATGGTGGTTCCTCACTCCTGGAGATTGAGGGCTGGTTGGAGCTGTGAGCAGAGGATGAAGGAGAGAAAACAGAATTTAGGtgaaggaagaaaagaaatataATAGCATTGATGTTCTGAGTGGCCTGAATGTGTGACAACAGTGTGATTTGTAAGAAAGGGTCCTTTTAGTGAGAGTTTCTGAACAAGCTCATAGTGCACACAAAGCCTCGGGCTGTGGCAGATGCTTGAGAAGACAGACTGCTCAGTGTTTGCTTCACTGTGCGCTGTGAGCTGTGAGCTTTGTTAGCAGCTAGAGGCTATAGCTTTTGTCCGCGAGACAGTTTAACCAGCACTGATTAAAGATACTTAGAGAAAACCAAAGGAAAGAGTTAtgattctttcagctgtgatCATTTAAGACCTTTTTAACACCACATAAGAACAGTTTTTCCACAGCCATACCTCAAGAATAAGGGAAAGCCAGAGGAAGGAAAAAGGCTTACAATTACATAATAAATGCAAGCATTTATTTGCATTCATATCACATGTTTGTCTCTACTTGCCATCTAGAGGTTATAATAATTTCTAGAAATGTAATTACAAAATTTAAGTGGCTTGTGTAAGTGGATGAAGCCAAAGTAAATGATTTGCTTTTCACGTTTAATTAAGCTCAAGCTTCCCGACTGCTGCTGTTGCTTTGGATCGGTGAAttcatttcaaacttttaaatacAGTCTAAGCCCTTCTTTGAGGAAACGTAATCCTGTTATACATTTCAAGACTATCCTGTAATGTTGCTGGCGGAGCAATCAGAGATGCACTTTTTTCCAAGTCAGCTCAAAGTGGGCGAGGGTACACAAGcgcatcaaaaaacaaaaaacatttttaaaaaaaacaacaccactGGATATTTGTGCTTATATTGCCACCAAACACAGCGGTGTCATTTCAACAACTACCAAACCTTCCATAACCTCACAAGAGTAAAGAGAACTCACCTCTATTGACTTTAGTGTCTGTCCCTTTCTCAGGTTCTTTGCTTTTGGCTGTGGGGAGAAAGAGGAGAGCAGTGGTTGGAAATGGAGAAGCAAGCAGTGTTTTGAATCATAATACAGGGAGGGTGAAGAATCAACACATGAGATTTCACCGAGGGGTTGATGTCGTGTGGTGGGGATGTGTTTCCCACAACAACGATTCTGTAACACTTGTTGAACTGTAATACAGACTTCTAAGAAAGGCTGCTTAATAATATCTGCAGAACTGAAAACTactgaaaaggcaaaaaaaaaaaaaaaagacattgttAGTCGTTATCGTGGCAATGTCATTTCACACTGTGTGCTGTTAGTCTGTGTTAATAGTTAATTAGCCCTTACATATGCTTTCCTCCACCTGGCCACACTGCTGCTGACAGATGTGGGTTAAATCTCGAAACTGGGTTCTAAAATGTGAAAACAATGTCCATCCTGCTTTATATACCACAGTTATTCTCAAAGTTTTCCCAGCATCCTCCACTTCCAAAGATAAAGAAAGTTTGTAGGACGGACCCCACAGTTCTAAatcaattattaattatttttttaaaaagctccaAACAACATCATCAGCAATCTTTTTGCTTACTTTCCCCACATGAATTATGCTCATTCAACTTCAGATTACTCCATGGTCGTCCACGGCCTCTATACACCGCAGTTTGAGAATCGCTGTTTTACAGCGTGCAGACAGTCAGGGCTTTTATACTAGACGTCTGCATCATGAGTCCTACAATTTGTGCCCTTGGTCTATCAGTTCTGGTTTTCCTTCACATGACTGTAAGCTAATTTACACCTGAAGGTCACCAAGATTTACTGATTGTCCCGAAAAAATACACAGTGCATAATACAGCAGATATGTGAAGCCATTCCAAAGCTCTGCAGCTGTCAGATTAACCAAAAAGAATGATGTGTGCACCCTGCAGGGGAATGAGTGCATGCTGGCAGACATGGTGGCAACCATTCATCAGAGTGACCCTCCAGTCATATCTCCGGATGAAGCAGTTTGGTCAGGCCAAGCGACCGTTTCAAGCAGTGACATCACAAAATGGACCGGGAGGCCTGAACAAATGGAGCTGAAGATGCTCTTTATGTGAGACATTTGGGATGGAGCCATatctgagtgagtgagtgagtgtgtgtgtgtgtgtgtgtgtgtgtgtgtgtgtgtgtgtgtgtgtgtgtgtgtgtgtgcgtgtgtgcatatCAACCAAGAGTCAATGTTGGCTGAGACCAACAGGCTGTCTGCCACAGAGAAGCGACATGGCTTTTAAAAACTCTGGACCCcagtcatttttaaacaacTGGACTAAAACACAACGATGCAAATAACTACAGTGAAGTAATGCTTTTATGCAATGTTAATGTTAttacaggaccatgacaggttaGTGAAATGGATGCTaatgttaagaaaaaaatagtaacataaaataataaaccttTAATAACTACAAAGATAATTTACAATAATGTATGAACAGAGTGCCTGGGACTTAGTGGAAAATTGCATTCAAATTTAATAGTAAAACTTTCActtccttctttttttggcATTGAAATTCTTCCTTCTAACAGGAACAAATTCACTTCCTGTCGATCCTGAGCAGCATTCTGGGTATGGATAAGTGAAGTCTATATTTCCTCATTTTGGTGATCTGCTGTGTCAGCTGTTTTAGTCACTGTCACTGCCACCAGGAAAACCCACTAATCTTTAGGGGATACCAAACTGCAGGCCAGTTTCAGCAGTGAAGTTATTATGGTGGCTTCCTAAGGAAATGGGACAGGAGCTCTATTGACTCCATTTGACTCTGgcctttatatattttttcttattgtgtgatttctATCAAAAGCATCAGACAAACCTGTTGTCACCTGTTGTAGGATGGTGCAGCAGAAAAATAAagtcctttctttcttttccaaaTGTATTTGCTAAACCTACTCTATCCCCCTTAACGTTATAATTTTCAGTTTGATTGACAGGGTTTCAGAGAAGGGCTCATTTGTAGGTGGTGGCGAATCTGACATTTTGCCCacccactttaaaaaaagatgtagACCAGACACAAAAGACGCCTGTCAGTGTGACTCCAGCCTTCACAATGACCACAAAAGAGGTTAAACTGTGGGGCTTTGAACTGAAATTCATTGTCACGTTGTGTTcaagaaaatacagaaaaaagcaGGCCCAGCCCATCTAGGTTCTACACAATAGTGACTGGAAATTAGCACTAGCCAACTCCAGGTTCTCTACAGCCAAATGTGTTACAGGAAACGTGTGTCCTTTTGATAATTAACAGCTCTGACTGAGACACAACCTGCCACCGGCAATATTTCTGACATATCTTGCTTGTTAAGTATGTATGAAAATACCTCAACAGAGCTAGCTAGCTGCTACTGAACATTTCGACACAAGCGTTGCTTTAGAGCAGATAACAGTGTTCCTTTGATGCTCTGGAAGCCCTGAATTATGTCTGCATACAGGAAGGCGTTGATGTAGACTTGTGGCAGGTTTCTGTGGTGGATTTAATGCCACCCCGGCTAACATGAAGTTAGATAAATCAggaaggggggtgggggggcaggGAGGCCAGCGCTAAGCTAATCATGTAAAAGCAGTAAGGAGCAGCAGCAAAGGAGGAAACGCATTCCCTCAAACGTCTCAGTTTACACGGCTAACTTATGTACCGACAACCTCATCAGTCACATATTATCGGGCACCCCTCTCCGCGGCGCTAACTACCGTCGACGTTGCAGCCTTCAGCGGGAGCTTTTTCCTCACCTTTCCTCTTGAAAAACGACATGACGGGATTCACACTCTGGACGTTTCCTCAGCTCACTGACACCATCCCGTGGATTCGCGGTTGTCTTCATTCAAATGCAACTGTCGCGTACACTCCTGACCTGGAAACGGGTTATTGTCGCAGCCACGGCTAGCGCTGtcaattaaaacatttctgcaAATCCGAAACCCAGTTCGGCAGCCATATTGTCAATAAACGTCTCACTTCCGGGCTGGTGCGGCAGCAGCATTGTGGGAAATGGTGTACCGCCTGCGTTGGTCAGCAGAGGGCGCTCTTTGCACGTGAAGAATATTAAAGCTATAAGAGTCACCTTTGATAAATGATttggtttttacatttttatagaggtattcaaaatttttaaataaaataaaaacaaaacattaaattaatttaattattatattgGAAACATGGTATGCCCACAGTGAGACAGGTATTAGTAAAGAAACATAATATTAAAAGCCTGTATGCCTGTTGGCTGTACATGTAGCTGTACAAGAACCTTTAAACAGCCTTTAGGGAGAATTTCTTAAACGTTCCTTCcaaaaggtttccccaaatACTAGGGGGAAACATTTAGAAAGCCTCAAAGTTCTACTATCACCCAACCACATGGCAGCAATGTAATTCATTCGGACACGAAGAGAGGTTGCTGAAGTTCCAACAGAACATCAGAatagggaagaaaggtgatttaactGTCTTGTTACAATCGAGGTATGCAGAGCATCTTTGAACACACAttttgaaccttgaagcagatgggctaagCAGTAGACAACCACACCAAGTACCACTTTTGTCtgttaaaaaaagcaaacaggCCCTAATCAAAACTAGGCAATAGAAGATTAGAAAAACGTGGCCTGGTGATGAATGTTTAGCGATGCAACGTTCGAATAGAAGGGTCAAAATTTCATGTAGACAACATAAAAACATGCATCCTTATTTGTCTCAATGGTTGAGGCTGGTGTCATGGTGtgagggatattttcttggcacactttgacCCCTTGGTAccaacaaaaaaatcatttcagcCTTTCCCACAGCTTATTTGAACCTTACCAAACACAATATATAGTTAttttacaacacaaacaaaaagtcactcAGAAGAAAATCATTGTCTtagtttattatttaaaaaacgaAGTTCTTTACAAGTAACAGTTCTTTACAAGTAACacatctttccatcaattttgcTGTGACAGTTTTCTGCTGAGGAAAGATTTATTTGAAATGACACA
This window harbors:
- the akap10 gene encoding A-kinase anchor protein 10, mitochondrial, with the protein product MSFFKRKAKSKEPEKGTDTKVNRAPTSPQSPGVRNHHAIQEAAGPSHVAINAISANMDSFARGRTAILKKQPSHMEAAHFGDLGHSSVNYQPQETRSRMSKTVEQALQDNVAIPHFMHFMELRGADHLVRFWLEAERFRSTSWSRVRAHSLNSVKHSSLAEPVPASPDGSELSELTQKTPNVLARHSNSEGSTVQTQQRDSSSTEAAARPGAPRTATPSRQTSSRTGTPLKVQSNSTLRDLSDTLMKSIEKDAVTIFTKYISPDAVRPIPITEQIRNDIVAKICGEDGMVDPNCFVIAQAVAFAILEQQHFSEFLRSHHFCKYQIEVLTSGSVFLADILFCESALFYFSEYMEKEEAMNVLQFWLAADNFQNQLAAKKGQYDGQEAQNDAMILYDKYFSLQATNPLGFGDSVRMEIESNICREGGPLPDCFTTPLRQAWTTMEKVYMPGFLSSNLYYKYLSDLINSVRADEFVNVSTPGQGGPMDNDRSSSNVSESSHTQQSARKAAIKILKNFDEAITVDVANLDPEALYQRPYAGKMTFGKVNELGQFIREAEPEPDVKKSKGSIFSQAMKKWVQGTSDEAQEEMAWQIAKMIVNDVVHQSNHDSPGKATKL